GTACCAGGTAGCGGCCGGCCATCGAGATGTCGGTACTTACGCGCGGCCCTTTGGTCGAAATCGGCTCCTTCACCACCTGCACCAGTAGGTTTTGGCCTTTTTTAAAGACGCTGTCGGCTTTGCCGACTTTTTCCAGCGGCGGCTCCAGCTTAAAATGCTCCAGCCCAGCCGTTTGAGCTTGGTGCTTGAGCACGCTGCCAACCCATTTATTGAGGGACGGAAATTGCTCGCCCAGGTCGCCGTAGTGCAAAAAGGCATCCTTCTCGGAGCCAATATCGATGAAGGCCGCGTTGAGGCCAGGCATCACCTTGCGCACGGTACCCAGGAAGATGTCACCTACCGCGTAGTTGGTGTCGTTGCGGTCGAAGTGATACTCAATCAGCCGCTTATCCTGGAGCAAGGCAATCCGTTCCCCCTCGGGGGTGGAATTGATAATTAATTCATTGCTCAACGTAGTAAGTTAGTTAAAGTAGCCCGCCTGGCCCCGTAGGCCAAAGTGGCTTGCCCCGAAACCGGCAAAAGGGAAGCCAGGACCAGTAGTGTCCCAGCTTCCCCTCGCGAGCCACGGCCTGCCCCGCTAGGGCAATCCGGCACACCACGGTAGTCGTCCGCGTGGCGGAGGCTACGTGAGAGATAGGCGGGCAGCCGGCGCTTGCGCGGCCCACTGCCCACCCCTTACCCCGCACTAAGTCAGAAGATTACTTCTTCTTGTGACGGTTCTTGCGCAGGCGCTTCTTACGCTTGTGGGTGGCAATCTTATGGCGTTTACGTTTCTTACCGCAGGGCATTGTACTGAGAGTTTAAAAGGGTAGATATAAAAGAGTTCCGGTTTCGGATGCTGAAGCTGGGGTGCAAAAGTAGCACCTTTGCCGCGAGTAGTCCGAGGCCGGCGTTAGTTTCGGAGTTTGGCCAGTTCCTCATCAACCGACGCGGCCAGGGCCGGGTCGTCGCTAAGGCTTTTGGCTTTTTGGAAGGCTGCCCGCGCTGCCGGCCCCCGATTGGTGCGGGCCAGCGATACGCCGAGGTAAAACTGGCCCTCCACATTCTTAGGGTTAACCTGCACCAGCTGCGAAAAGCGTTCGACCGCTTTATCGTACTGATTGCTTTGGATGGCCAGAATACCTAAGTTGTAGAGAACTTTCTCATTCTTAGGGTCCTGCTCCAGTACCTCACGCAACAAGCCAATTCCCTTTACGGGATTGTCGCTGCTCATGTAGGCCATGCCCAGGTTGGTTTTGGCGTCCAGGTTATTTGGATTAGCTGCCAATACTTTGTCGTACAGCTCCCGTGCTCTATCACCGAGCATTTTCTTGCGCTCAGCCGAAGCCGCGAAGCTATACGCTTGGAAATAAGCATCGGCCGCTTGTTGCCAGGCTTTCTCGCTGGGCTGCGTGGCGGCCAGGCTAGCCAGGTAATAGCCCGCGCTATCGAAGCGCTGCACCGTGGCGTAGCGCGCCGCTAGGGTAGTAGCCACCTGCCGGCGGCCAGCGGCCGGAGCCGTGCGATACTGCGCCAGTAGCGTATTCAGCTCTTGGCGCTGAGCAGCAGTGGCTTGCGTGTGCGGGGCGCTGGCCGTCGTAGGGCTAGCCTCACCAGCAACAGTACCGGTTTCGGCCGGGCGCGGACCCGACGAGGCTTCCGTTTTGGCGCCGTTGGTGGCGATGCCGCCGCCGTCGCGGTTGGCCGTGCGCGCCGCATCCCGGTTGAGAGCAGCCTTGCCTTCCTTAGGCTTTACGATGCCTTTGGGCAATGCGTAGAGCCCGCCCGCCAGTGCTAGGGCGCCGGCCAGCAGCAGCAGCTGATGCGTACTGATTGAGGAAGAGGAAGTAGAAGCCATCGGCTGAAAAAGAAGGGCTGGCAAGCAATGAGGTGATAAGGAGGGAACCCGCGGCCTGCCGCGTGGCTAGCCCGTCCGCCCTTATCACCCCATCACTTCTTTACCGCTAACTTATACTAAACTAAGCTTTAGCCTTCTTGGTGCTCTTGGCAGCCTTGGGGGCTTTGTCCGAGCCTTCGCCAGTGATTTTCTTGCTGGCTTTGATTTTGGCCACGAAAGTCTTGCTCGGCTTGAAGCTCGGGATGTAGTGTTCGTCGATGATGAGCGACGTGTTTTTCGAGATGTTGCGGGCTACTTTGCGCGCCCGCTTTTTGTTTACGAACGAGCCGAAGCCGCGCACGTAAATGTTGTTGCCCTCGGTCATCGAATCCTTCACTACTTTGAAGAAGGCTTCGACGGTCGTCAGCACATCGGCTTTCTCAATGCCGGTTTTTTGCGAGATTTCGGAAATTACCTCAGCTTTGGTCACGTTGGTAAGGGGGGGTACTAGAAGTGAAAAAAAATATCGGGCGGATAATCAACCGTTTCGACGTAATTCCTTGCCCGGTAGGAGGTTCGCCATTCGAAACGGAGCGCAAAGGTACTCCTTAAACTTTGTTCGGCCAATGGAAACTTCCAAGTTTCTCTTTTGGCCAAAATATTCTGCCTCATTATTTTGCTTAAAACTGCATCTGCTACGGCACCGGTTCCATCCCATTCATTCTTGGCCTCGGCATTGCTGGCCTGGTACCCGCGGCATCGCCGCGACTTGCCCTGGCGCCACACCCGCGACCCCTACGCCATTTGGCTTTCTGAAGTTATTCTTCAGCAAACCCGGGTGGCGCAAGGGCTGCCGTATTACCTTGATTTTCTGGCTTCTTACCCCACCGTGCACGACCTGGCCGCCGCACCCGAGCAGGAGGTGCTGCGTCACTGGCAGGGCTTGGGCTACTACTCCCGGGCCCGCAACATGCACCACACCGCCCAGCAGGTAGTGCGCGAGTTTAATGGCCAGTTCCCGGCCACCTACGCTGGCCTGCGAAGGCTTAAAGGCGTAGGGCCTTACACGGCCGCCGCCATCGCCTCATTTGCCTTCGATGAGGCGGTGGCGGTGCTCGATGGCAACGTATTTCGGGTGCTGGCGCGGGTCTTTGGCCTGCATTCCGACATCGCGGCGCCTAGCTCGCGCAAGGAGTTTCAGGCCCTGGCCGACCAGCACCTGCCGCCGGCCCACGCCGCCGAATTCAACCAGGCCATGATGGAATTTGGGGCCTTGCAGTGCACACCGGCCAAGCCCGACTGCCTGTTTTGTCCTCTGCAAAGTCAGTGTTGGGCCTTTCAGCACGGGCAGGTGGCGCTCTTGCCCGTTAAGAGCAAGGCCAAAGCTAGCCGCACGCGCTATTTTCACTACTTCGTGCTGCGCCACGCCGAGCAGCTGTATTTGAAGGAGCGCCTGGCTGGCGATATCTGGCAGGGGCTCTATGATTTTGCCCTCGCCGA
The genomic region above belongs to Hymenobacter sp. BRD128 and contains:
- a CDS encoding HU family DNA-binding protein, with product MTKAEVISEISQKTGIEKADVLTTVEAFFKVVKDSMTEGNNIYVRGFGSFVNKKRARKVARNISKNTSLIIDEHYIPSFKPSKTFVAKIKASKKITGEGSDKAPKAAKSTKKAKA
- the mutY gene encoding A/G-specific adenine glycosylase → MASALLAWYPRHRRDLPWRHTRDPYAIWLSEVILQQTRVAQGLPYYLDFLASYPTVHDLAAAPEQEVLRHWQGLGYYSRARNMHHTAQQVVREFNGQFPATYAGLRRLKGVGPYTAAAIASFAFDEAVAVLDGNVFRVLARVFGLHSDIAAPSSRKEFQALADQHLPPAHAAEFNQAMMEFGALQCTPAKPDCLFCPLQSQCWAFQHGQVALLPVKSKAKASRTRYFHYFVLRHAEQLYLKERLAGDIWQGLYDFALAETASPDLPAAEVVRQVEALGGQLATMRVAEDRPAPTLRHVLSHQKLEARFHAVELAAALPETTLRDTGLRAFSAAEIEKLPKPVLISNYLAKVR
- a CDS encoding tetratricopeptide repeat protein — translated: MASTSSSSISTHQLLLLAGALALAGGLYALPKGIVKPKEGKAALNRDAARTANRDGGGIATNGAKTEASSGPRPAETGTVAGEASPTTASAPHTQATAAQRQELNTLLAQYRTAPAAGRRQVATTLAARYATVQRFDSAGYYLASLAATQPSEKAWQQAADAYFQAYSFAASAERKKMLGDRARELYDKVLAANPNNLDAKTNLGMAYMSSDNPVKGIGLLREVLEQDPKNEKVLYNLGILAIQSNQYDKAVERFSQLVQVNPKNVEGQFYLGVSLARTNRGPAARAAFQKAKSLSDDPALAASVDEELAKLRN